The window GATATATAGGTGCTATAAGATTATTCAGGAAAAAGTTGTTTCCATAACTTCCATTATTCAATCGAAACTGATCCTGCTCCATGTTTCTGCCTCTCAATGCCAGCCCGGTGGCAGGATCAATATAAGTAACCGTTGGATTAGAATCTATTTGCAGATTGTCTTCCGAATTCTTGTGAAGCCTTATATATACCTTATCCCCACTTTTCACAAATAATCTGTTTGGATTATTAATTGCACCATGTACATTATATTGGGTATTTCCTGCAGGTACATTAATAATCTGAGAATAATAATCATTATATTTCGAAATAGTGAAAGACTGTGACAGATTATTAGGATTAAGCTGCGTTAAAAAGATCCTTGCATGATAGAAATTATTAGGCTGGGTACTTCCAACTACATAATCAGGGTTCGCTATCTCTACAGAATAGTATGCCTTATCAGTGGGTTTTAACACAGTGACAGGGTTTAAAGGATCTGTACCACTTATACTCACATTATCATTAATAGTAATGTATCCGTCCTGAGAAGCAATCCATACTTTTACTACATCAGCAATAGGAGTTGGAGGGTATTCAGGCTCCACAATAGGTGGAACTTTAGGCCCTGGAGGTGGAATAAGAGGCGGCGCTATAGGCTTGACCTTAACCACCATATTTTCTGTATACTCTGAATGCTGGGTCATCTCAGGGCTTCCTCCCTGATTATACTTATTAAACCAAACCTTTCCGTCATTTACAATATCTACTAACCCATCAGAATTAGCATCAATCAGAAAGGTAGAAGTAATTCCTTTTGAAGTGGATGTGATGGAGGACTTGCTATATACAATTGCTCCCATATCCCACCCTGAACTATTGGTTTTGGTCTCTGTAAAAGAAAAATTACTGTTATAATTCAGAATCGGTTTAGACGGTAAGAATGATAATTTACCATATATATCTAATTTCCCTTCACTATAGATAAGCCCGGAAGATGTTCTATAAATCATATCCTGTATACCATCCCCGTTAAAGTCAATCAGCTGCTGTACATTTTTAGCTTCAGCAGTAGAATATCCAAAAGGGAACCCAAACATCAAGTGGCCATAAGCATCATTTGAGGAGTAAAAAAAATTTAATCCTGCTGCTGCTCTGAAATTCAGACCGCTTTCAGTAGAAACATTCCCATTAATTTTTGAAGGCTTCAGCATATTTCCAATAATACTGCCATAAGGGCTGCTCACTCCATTGCTAACCTGAATTGTATTATCCGGACCAAAAATCTGATTGTTTTCAACTTCATTATAATATTCAAAACTATAGTCATCAACTATTGGAAGAGGATCAGGATATTTAATATTATATCCTTGAATGTATAATCTTCTTAATCTTGTTTTTGAGAACTGTCCTTCTTCATATTCCGATTTGTAGCTACGGATTTTTTGGGTCTTATAACTAACATCAATGCTATTCAAAAGATAGGGCTCTACCCTTTTTACTCCTTGTTTGGCATTAATATTAATATCCTTCCTGCTTACGCTATTTTCAGTAACAAAATTGACACTATAATCCTGATTTCTACCATAAGTTATTTTTTGAATATGAAAATAAGTTCCTCCGTTAGCATTATTACCTGAACCGATATTAACATTCGTATTGTTCTGATAGGTAAAAAGCATTCTATTACCGTGGGTATCTTCTATCATTCTCAATCCCCAATGAACAATCTGGCCTTCGCTATTTTTTATAACAGAGTTATCACTTCCACCATAATAGCTTTTAGTACCATTGGTAGAGGTAACCGTCCATGAATAAGTACCTATACTATTTCCCTCCCTTTCTATAAGGGTAAAATCATGATTCTTTCTAAGATAAAACTGTTTTTTTCCTGTTGCATTTCTCGGTTGTCTTGCAGTTGTAATATCCGTAGAGGTTTCACTTACATTATTGTGTCTGTGAGGCAGGTAGCCGCCAGGATAAACAAGCATTTCGCCATCCAAGGTGTAAAGTTCAGTTTCTTCTCCTCCAAACATAGGCGTTCCCCATCTTGTATCTACAGTAATCGCAGATAATCCCTGAAGATCCCATCCTTCGCCCATCCATCCGTTACCGGCACCGCTGTTGTAACCTATAGCTAAAGAAGGCTGCAATCCTCCCAAACCAGCAGGAACCTTGATAGGATAATTCATATTAGCATCTCCTTTCTGGCTTGCTGTAGGAGCATTCATGAGCTGCATGGCAGCCATCGGATCTGCGGCTTTCAGTCCACTGATACTTGTTGGTGAAAAAGCTGTCGTTTGGGGAGATTCCGGAGCGGAAATAATTCCGTTGATATAATCATGGTCTCCATCTCCTTCTACCATTACCGTTTTATTTTTCTCATCAACAACTGATTTGTCTGCTACCCATTGTTTCTTCGCATAATCAAAATGGAAAATTTTAATGTCTTTAGGAGAAAACAGTCCCAGCCTTTTTGTGTCGTAAGGAATAGTAATCTTTGCCTTTTTCTCCAGCTTCCCGGAAACTATAGAAAATCTGTAAGCGGCATTATTCAGGGTTACATTCTTAAGCCCCTGAGATACTGCAGGAATATCTTTTTCTCTTAATTTCAGAACTTCTATGTAAGCTGATTCTGATGTTCCTTTTTCTATAGAAACATTCATATTTTCATAGCTTATACTGAATTCTTTATCTTTTGAAATTTCAACACCTTTTGGTTTTGCATAGTAATGGTCAACTACTTTAAAGGCTTTTGTTGAAGCCGGAATTTTGTAAGCATTAGTTATACCTCCTGCAATAACAGAGAAGGAACCTTCTTCCTTATTTTTTTCTGAAAGTTTGACAACTTTTTCAAACTCACCATTTTTTACAGCAACAACTTCATTATTAACCACCACATCTGATAATGATGTTGTCTTTCCTTTTACATACAACTGATCTCCTGACAGTGCAGAACTTACGATCAGATTATTATCTGACTTTTTATCTTTTTCAAAAACAATACGTAAGTTTTTTACTTTGTATTTTACCCCGGCTGAAGGTGAAGTAAATAATATGGAATTAGAACCTGTTTTAATCAGTTCCGAATTGATTGCCTCTTTTTGATGGCTCCATTTTGCGCTTGGAACAATAATTCCTCCCCCTATTGCAATATTATGATTGATAGATCTGGATACTGACTCATGAGAAGCCAATCCAAATAAGTCATATTCAAGATATGCTACAGTGTTTTTTTCCGCAGATGGAATATCAATGGTAAAGAAGTTATCAGAAACTTCATCCTCTTCCTGATCGGTGAAAGCTCCAATAGTTCCTTCTTTTTCCTTTGACGGATAAAAATTCTTATTGTCTACAGCAACATCATTTTTAAACTCAGAGAATTCTGAATTTCCCTTTGCTGAATTTAAAAAGACAGGGTGATTTTCACCTAAAATATTCTTTTCAGGTGATTTTTCAGATTGTGTTAATTGATTAGAAGGATTTTCTTTTACATCCTGATCAAGTAAATCAACTTTTTTATCAGTCCATTTACTTATCAGCTCTTTTTTGAATACCTGTATCTTCTGCCTGTCTTCTTTGGTAAAGCTTGCAAAGACAAACATCAACGCAAAGAAGCCTATCAGCAAACAAGACTTCCTGGTAACAGGAAATTGATCCGTATTTATTTTCATGGTTTAGTTTAATCAACAATTAATTTGAACGTTTTTATGATTTTTTTATCTTGGATAAGATTAATGATGTAAGCACTTTGAACTTCCAGCTGACCCGTATAATGATTTGATTTTCGGTCAATATTATCAAATTTGACTAATCTTCCGGCTCCATCATAAATTGAAATTCCAAGTCCTTCCATAGGAGGAAAAGTAACGGTAAAAATTTGTCCTTTTTTAACAGGATTCGGATAAAGATTAATTTTAGTCAGATTCAATGATAACTCTTCGCTATTAATTGATAATCCGGAACCTGAATTTTGATTCGTTCCTTCATTCTTAGCATTTTTCAATGGACTTACTGCAAAAGTAAAATGAGCTGTATCACCACTATCAAAATCATTAAGAAAATCAACTTTATTAAAAACAATGTAATTGGCAGCTTCAGATCCTTGAATTTTCTGAATACTTCCGTCAGGTTTTTTCAAGAACATCCAATAAGTAATAAGCAGAGACCTTGGATTCACTGTTTCCTTCAATATTCTTACGCTGTAATCGGTTTTAGAAACTTTATTACCTATGAAATTAATTTCCCAGTTTTTTTGCAAAACATCAAAGTTTCCATCATTTTTTAAAACCAGTTCATTATTATCATCAGACCAGATAACAAACTGATTATTCTCAAAAACAGCCTGATTCTCAATATTTGTTCTTTCAATAGAATTTTTCCCAATTGTTAAAAACAGATCAGACTGGTTGGAAGACTGTTTTTGATACAGTTCATTACCATTATCTCTTCCTAATCCAGTAGGCTTATATCTGAACTCTTTATGCTTTTCAGGATCCCAGATCACCTTTCCGTCACTGCTGTAATATTTCCCTTTTTCCAGTGAAATTCCATATTTAATAGAGAGATAGGAATGTATCCTGCCAAGATCCGAAGATTTTGCTTTTCTTGGGAAAAATATCATCTCGTAAAGATTTTGATCTTCAAATTTAATTTTCAGACTATCAGATTTTTCACGGTTCGGATCGGCCACTGCTACAAACGAAAAAATACTCGGTCTTTTTCTAATCTCAACATTTTTTTCTCCACCCGTTTTAAAGTTGTTATTTCCCAGGGAAATCTTTTTTTCAGTATTTTCCCATATCAACTCATCTTCCTTCGACCGGTGGACCGCTGTAAGAGTATGACTCTTGTTTTTACTGTATTTAATATATTTTTTGAAAAGCTTATCCCTGATACCGCAATGAAAATTGAGCAAATTTTCATCTTTGCACTTCATTACTTCACGAAGTGTTGGATTGGCTTTTTCCCATAGCTGGGCATCAGATCCCACTAATTGAGAATAAACAGACACAGAACACGATAAGCAAATTACCGCGAATGCCTTAGAATAAAAAGGGTTATACATGTGCTAGATATTTTTTACCAAATGGATAGTCAGCAGAAGCCAACCGGAGTTTAGTTTGAAAAATTCATCAAAAAAGAAAACTATCTTAGAAATTCAGGAATATGATAGTATAATGGGATGGAAATGACTGATTTTTTCATGGTATTATTATGGTATTAGTTTTTTTTTGCAAATCTACAAAAGAAACATATACCACAAGTTTTTTTTAAACAATTTTTAATAATGAAAAAAAGACTATGATTCTTTCACTTTTTTTAAGTGATTATAAAAAGTCCCTTTATTAAAAAGTACAGACACATGAATAAAAAAGACATGATAAATTAATGGTTATTAATCATATAAAGTTAATGAAATTCTATTCGTGAAAAATTAATTAAAAATTATCCTTGATTTTCTTTTTTTATTAAAAAAAGAATTGCAAATTTGCAACCCTAAAAACGGAGTAAAATTCGTTACTGATAATACTTTCGGGGCGTAGCGTAGTCCGGTCATCGCGCCTGGTTTGGGACCAGGAGGTCGCAGGTTCGAATCCTGCCGCCCCGACTGTTTTAGTAGTTTTCTCAAAACTACTTTATGGGTGCGTAGCTCAGCTGGATAGAGCATCTGCCTTCTAAGCAGACGGTCAAAGGTTCGAATCCTTTCGCGCTCACTGAAAGACTTACTGGAAACAGTGAGTCTTTTTTGTTTTTGCTCAGTTCTGTGTAAAGGTCAGCCATTTTAGTAAGTGACAATAAAAAAATATAAGACTATGGTTTTTAAATAAGTATGACTAATCAAAAAGTCTTCACTAAAAATTAATTAAAAATTATTCTTAATTTTATTTTTTTATTTAAAAAAATATTATACCTTTGCAACCGCAAAAACGAAGTAAAATTCGTTACTGATGACACCTTCGGGGCGTAGCGTAGTCCGGTCATCGCGCCTGGTTTGGGACCAGGAGGTCGCAGGTTCGAATCCTGCCGCCCCGACTGTTTTAGTAGTTTTCTCAAAACTACTTTATGGGTGCGTAGCTCAGCTGGATAGAGCATCTGCCTTCTAAGCAGACGGTCAAAGGTTCGAATCCTTTCGCGCTCACTGAAAGACTTACTGGAAACAGTGAGTCTTTTTTGTTTTTATTACTTATCGTTAAATTTAAACTATAATATTCTATCGTAAGTACAAAATCTATTTTTTTAGCAACATTATCTAAGGGAGAACAAAGAGTTAATCTATCTCATTGATTTTTTCTAAGCGGACACATAGCAGAAGTTTTATTCTATAGATCCGAAGAATAAATCATCTATTTTTTTTTACAATTTGACAAAATTTGTTTTTTTGTCAAAAATAATTTAATTTTGCACTCATAATTTCAGACAATGTCAGCTCACACAGAACAAGACCAGCTTTCACAACAAATCCTTGAGACCGCTTCAGGACTGTATTTAAAGTATGGTTTAAAGAAGGTGACAATGGATGATATTTCAAAAGCAGTTGGAAAAAGCAGAACTTCAATTTATTATTATTATAAAAATCGTGAAGAAGTCTTTCAGGCGGTTTTGGATAATCTGATCAAAGAAGTTATTTCTGAGATTGATTCCAATATGAGGAAGAAAAATACTTTTGAAGGAAAAATTCAGGAGTTTTGTATGGCTAAAGTAAAAACATCAGAAGAAAGATCATCATTTTTCAGAGCTATAGAAGCAGGAATGGACAATGAGGAGAAGTCAAAACACATCACCGATGCCCACAACCGAATGATGGAAGCAGAAAGAAATCTTTTGCTTAATTTATTTTCAGCGAGCATTAGCAATGGTAACATTCCAAAAGTTGCCATCGAAGAACAGGAAACCATCATCTTTATTTTACAGAGTAGTATCAGGGGAATAAGGCGCGAGATGAGTTTAAAAAACAATTTTGAAAACTTAAACAATACAGTGAACACTCTAACCTCTATGGTTACTAAACATATTGGGTAAAAATTTTTTATTTCAATTTTGACACTTTTACATTATTTGTCAAATAGTCTATTTTAAAAAATGAACAAATTAAGTAATATCAGTACATTCCGGGCTTTCAGAAGCACCAATTACACGTTGTATTTTTTCGGGCGTTCTGTCTCTCAATTTGGAACGTGGATGCAGCGTACAGCCGTAGTGTGGGTTGTATACAGCATGACCCAGTCTGCCTTTATGCTGGGACTCACCATTTTTGCAGAACAATTCCCTTCATTCTTATTTTCAGCATTCGGCGGGGTTGCAGCGGATCGGTACAACCGGTATAAAATTATACAGATCACTCAAATTTTATCATTAATTCAGGCATCTCTACTGGCTTTTTTGGTAATGACGGGACATCAGAACATATGGAGTTTCATTATACTCAGTGTTTTTCTAGGCATTATTAATGCTTATGACATTCCGGCCCGGCAGGCTATGATTAATGAAGTGGTAACGGATGACGAAGACCTTCCAAGTGCTCTTTCTCTGAGTGCAGCTATGGCAAGCATCGCTAAATTGGCGGGTCCTGCCCTTTCCGGAATCATCCTCCAAAAATTCGGGGCTGGAACCTGTTTTCTTATCAATGCAGCCAGTTTTGCAGCAGTAATGCTTTCAATTTCTATGATGAAAATAAAGATCACTCCGAAAAAATCAGCTAAAAAAGGAACTTTTACAGAATTAGCTGAGGGTTTCAGGTATCTGAAAAAAGAACCATCTATCAGTCTGGTCATCATCATGCTGAGTATTACAGGTTTGCTGATTTTACCTTATGATACTTTAATTCCCGTTTATGCAAAGGAAATTTTCAAAGGTGATGCTAAGACATTCGGCTATATATCCAGTTTCATCGGGATCGGAGCGGTTCTCGGAACGGTATTTCTGGCTTCGCTGAAGAAAGGAGCAACCATGAGGAACATTCTTATTCTGAGTACAGTTATTCTGAGTTTTGGACTGATCTGTTTTTCATATGCTACCAATTTCTACTGGTCTATGTTCTTTGCTGCGCTCACAGGATTAGGTGGTGTCGCACAGTTTACGACCTGTAATATTATTGTCCAGTCTGAAGTAATTCCCGAAATGCGTTCAAGAGCGATCAGTATTTTATTGACTGCTATATTCGGGATGCTGCCTGTGGGAAGCGTGCTCATTGGATTTGTTTCAGAGAAAATAGGAGCACCAAAAACCTTATTGATGGAAGGAATTGCAGGAATTTTAGTTGCTGTTGTCTTTAGACATTTATTATTTAAAAAGAACAAGATAAAAGCAGTGACCAAACAACTTTTAGAAGAATCTGAGGAACAATTTATTAATAAAGTGTAATGAAAATGGAAAACATAAAAACAGCATTATTGGTGATGGACATGCAGTCATCAATACTAAGTAACGTACATGATACACAAGAACTGTTATCTAATGTCAAAGAGGCTATTAAAATTGCCAGAAACCGCCAAATTCCGGTTATTTATATTACAGTAGGGTTCAGACAAGGAATGCCGGAAATAAGCTCCAAAAATAAAGCATTTTCAGTAATTAAACAGCATATGGCAGATGTTGATATGAAAGACTGGATTGCTATTCATCCTGAACTTACTCCTGAAGAACAGGATATCGTGATTACCAAGAGAAGATTCAGTGCTTTTACAGGAAGTGATCTGGAAGTTATTCTCCGCGGACTTGATATTCAGCACCTGGTATTGACAGGAGTATCTACCAGCGGTGTTGTTTTATCTACAGTAAGAGAAGCTTCGGATAAAGATTATCAACTGACAGTGATTGAAGATTGCTGTAAAGACAGTGACAAAGAAGTGCATAACATCCTGATGAATAAAGTTTTCCCAAGACAGGCCGACGTTATTACCGTAAGTGATTGGATAAAATAAATAAGAGAAGAATACCATCATTTTATTACTTATTTTGGCTATCTTTAAGTAAAGAATACAAGGACGATCATTAAAATGGAGAGGCTTATCAATAATACAGATCAATAATTTTTAAAACTTAAAAAATATGTGGTGGGTATATGCAATTCTTTCAGCTTTTTTTGCTTCATTAACCGCTGTTTTTGCTAAGATCGGAATCACCGGGGTTAACTCAAACCTGGCAACAGCCATAAGAAGCGTTATTATTTTACTGGTCGCCTGGGGAATTGTGTTCGTACGAAGTGAATACAAAGGAATCCCGGCGCTTTCCAGGCATAATCTTATCTACATTGCCATTTCCGGAGTTGCAACAGGACTTTCATGGATATTTTATTTCAAGGCTCTCCAACTCGGAAAAGTAACGCTGGTTGCTCCGGTTGACAAACTAAGTGTAGCATTGACGATTGTTCTTTCTGTTTTATTTCTTGGGGAATCCCTTACCCTAAAAACAGCTATAGGAGCTTTATTGATTATTGCTGGAACTGTTCTTTTAATTTTTGAATAAAAGAATATACCACATACCTATTCCATCCGCTTCACTGGCTGAAAATTCCGTTTCACCTATCTATTTCGCTGAATCAGTTTATCTTTTAACTTAAGAGATGCGAAGACCTATTACTTTTACATAGTAAACGCAGCCGAAAGGTCACTTAGTTAGTTTTAATTAGTATCAAGGAAACATTGATTAAGGATCAATAAAAATCTTTTTGTGCTTTAATTCCTTGTAGCCTTTATGGCTTAACTATACACTTAATCATGTTTGGGTAGGATTGGATCGGTTTGTTCCAATCCTATTTTTATGGACTTTTATACAATAAAAAACCGCTGTAGCTACAACGGTTTAATTTATTTTGAGGATATTATTTTAGCTTATAAGAACTTCCGTTCCAAAGATAGGTTTTGGAAGAGCTTTTCTTCTTCTCTCTGTCTTTTTCATCCACTTCCATGTCTTCCACTTTTAGGATAAATGCGTTGGAAATTCCTCCTTTATCATTAGGAAAAACATATTCTTCGCTGTGATAAAAAGCTCCTGCATCACCCACATTCGTTAATTGCGGAAGGATCATCAGTTTTTTATCCTTAAAAAGAACATACTGATCATAGCCTGCGATTCCACAGGCTTCACCGGAAACCATTGCTTTCAGAGTCAATTCAACATTCTGCAGTTTGTGGCCGCTTTCTATATTAAATGCCGCTGAATTCAACTCCTCTCCTCTTCCTGTATCAAAATACACCTCATCAATGAGTGTATTTCCTTCCATTACTTTTATTCCTGCAATGTTCTGTTTTTCGATCTCATTGTATTCTTTATTCTTCCTGTCAATTGTTTTGGAAAGCCCAAAAAG of the Chryseobacterium viscerum genome contains:
- a CDS encoding T9SS type A sorting domain-containing protein, giving the protein MYNPFYSKAFAVICLSCSVSVYSQLVGSDAQLWEKANPTLREVMKCKDENLLNFHCGIRDKLFKKYIKYSKNKSHTLTAVHRSKEDELIWENTEKKISLGNNNFKTGGEKNVEIRKRPSIFSFVAVADPNREKSDSLKIKFEDQNLYEMIFFPRKAKSSDLGRIHSYLSIKYGISLEKGKYYSSDGKVIWDPEKHKEFRYKPTGLGRDNGNELYQKQSSNQSDLFLTIGKNSIERTNIENQAVFENNQFVIWSDDNNELVLKNDGNFDVLQKNWEINFIGNKVSKTDYSVRILKETVNPRSLLITYWMFLKKPDGSIQKIQGSEAANYIVFNKVDFLNDFDSGDTAHFTFAVSPLKNAKNEGTNQNSGSGLSINSEELSLNLTKINLYPNPVKKGQIFTVTFPPMEGLGISIYDGAGRLVKFDNIDRKSNHYTGQLEVQSAYIINLIQDKKIIKTFKLIVD
- a CDS encoding TetR/AcrR family transcriptional regulator is translated as MSAHTEQDQLSQQILETASGLYLKYGLKKVTMDDISKAVGKSRTSIYYYYKNREEVFQAVLDNLIKEVISEIDSNMRKKNTFEGKIQEFCMAKVKTSEERSSFFRAIEAGMDNEEKSKHITDAHNRMMEAERNLLLNLFSASISNGNIPKVAIEEQETIIFILQSSIRGIRREMSLKNNFENLNNTVNTLTSMVTKHIG
- a CDS encoding MFS transporter, with translation MNKLSNISTFRAFRSTNYTLYFFGRSVSQFGTWMQRTAVVWVVYSMTQSAFMLGLTIFAEQFPSFLFSAFGGVAADRYNRYKIIQITQILSLIQASLLAFLVMTGHQNIWSFIILSVFLGIINAYDIPARQAMINEVVTDDEDLPSALSLSAAMASIAKLAGPALSGIILQKFGAGTCFLINAASFAAVMLSISMMKIKITPKKSAKKGTFTELAEGFRYLKKEPSISLVIIMLSITGLLILPYDTLIPVYAKEIFKGDAKTFGYISSFIGIGAVLGTVFLASLKKGATMRNILILSTVILSFGLICFSYATNFYWSMFFAALTGLGGVAQFTTCNIIVQSEVIPEMRSRAISILLTAIFGMLPVGSVLIGFVSEKIGAPKTLLMEGIAGILVAVVFRHLLFKKNKIKAVTKQLLEESEEQFINKV
- a CDS encoding cysteine hydrolase family protein, which produces MENIKTALLVMDMQSSILSNVHDTQELLSNVKEAIKIARNRQIPVIYITVGFRQGMPEISSKNKAFSVIKQHMADVDMKDWIAIHPELTPEEQDIVITKRRFSAFTGSDLEVILRGLDIQHLVLTGVSTSGVVLSTVREASDKDYQLTVIEDCCKDSDKEVHNILMNKVFPRQADVITVSDWIK
- a CDS encoding EamA family transporter → MWWVYAILSAFFASLTAVFAKIGITGVNSNLATAIRSVIILLVAWGIVFVRSEYKGIPALSRHNLIYIAISGVATGLSWIFYFKALQLGKVTLVAPVDKLSVALTIVLSVLFLGESLTLKTAIGALLIIAGTVLLIFE
- a CDS encoding SH3 domain-containing protein, which produces MKTLWTALFLLMLQFFTAQESEVYADGVFGFEENKTQKIFTDWTRVRLDPGVNTQIIDSLQTNQQVVILKKEETVLKLGERAANWYKISYQKGESTLEGYVWGGNLCIGYRNKNGYDFLFGLSKTIDRKNKEYNEIEKQNIAGIKVMEGNTLIDEVYFDTGRGEELNSAAFNIESGHKLQNVELTLKAMVSGEACGIAGYDQYVLFKDKKLMILPQLTNVGDAGAFYHSEEYVFPNDKGGISNAFILKVEDMEVDEKDREKKKSSSKTYLWNGSSYKLK